One genomic window of Polynucleobacter sp. HIN11 includes the following:
- a CDS encoding DNA polymerase III subunit chi — MARIDFHSHVSDKLQYCCRLSRKILASSHPQGLPRTIVITGSKNDLNNLDDLLWTFSKTDFLPHAWLHHEGAHETPILLVDQLSELDHQAPAHRDVLIYLHAQAPQGLDALLERFPRWIEVVTTQENELKAGRERFKGYRALGHELHHFDQSKAAA; from the coding sequence ATGGCCAGAATTGATTTTCATAGTCATGTTTCGGACAAATTACAGTACTGCTGTCGTTTAAGCCGCAAAATTCTGGCCAGCTCTCATCCCCAGGGGTTGCCACGCACGATCGTGATTACTGGAAGTAAAAACGACCTCAACAATCTTGATGATTTATTGTGGACCTTCAGTAAAACTGACTTTTTACCTCATGCTTGGTTGCATCACGAGGGTGCCCACGAGACCCCGATTCTCCTGGTGGATCAGTTATCCGAGCTAGACCACCAAGCGCCAGCGCATCGGGATGTCTTGATTTACCTTCATGCACAAGCTCCACAAGGTCTTGATGCCTTGCTGGAACGCTTCCCTCGTTGGATTGAAGTGGTGACCACACAAGAGAATGAACTGAAGGCAGGGCGCGAGCGCTTTAAGGGTTATCGTGCCTTAGGCCATGAGCTTCATCATTTTGATCAAAGCAAAGCGGCGGCCTAA
- the lgt gene encoding prolipoprotein diacylglyceryl transferase, translating to MLVHPQIDPVALQIGPLAIHWYGLMYLCAFAQFLLLGRLRVRQEPYQAMRWTFKDVEDILFWGVVGVIVGGRLGYVLFYMPGFYLQNPLSIFKLWEGGMSFHGGLLGVLIALAWFAKRRQLSYFVITDFVAPLVPLGLAFGRLGNFINGELWGRPSDWPWAMVFPMVDQVARHPSQLYQFAGEGLLLALVLWLYASKPKRVGQVSGLFLLGYGLLRFLAEFAREPDAFLGLLGLGLSMGQWLSMPMIGLGIYLLLRTPRQ from the coding sequence ATGTTGGTGCATCCCCAAATCGATCCAGTCGCACTGCAAATAGGCCCGTTGGCGATTCATTGGTATGGCCTGATGTACTTATGTGCATTTGCCCAATTTTTATTACTGGGACGACTGCGTGTTCGCCAAGAACCATATCAAGCGATGCGTTGGACCTTTAAAGATGTTGAAGATATTCTGTTTTGGGGAGTGGTGGGGGTGATTGTTGGGGGTCGCTTGGGTTATGTGCTCTTTTACATGCCCGGTTTTTATCTGCAAAACCCCCTCAGTATTTTTAAGCTCTGGGAAGGCGGAATGTCCTTCCATGGTGGGTTATTAGGAGTCCTAATCGCTTTGGCATGGTTTGCGAAGCGGCGCCAACTCTCATACTTTGTGATTACGGATTTTGTGGCGCCACTCGTGCCACTGGGACTTGCTTTTGGACGCCTTGGAAACTTTATTAATGGTGAGTTATGGGGACGTCCGAGCGATTGGCCGTGGGCGATGGTGTTTCCGATGGTGGACCAAGTGGCCCGCCATCCATCACAGTTGTATCAATTTGCAGGTGAAGGCCTTCTATTAGCTTTGGTATTGTGGCTCTATGCAAGTAAACCAAAACGCGTGGGGCAGGTATCCGGACTTTTCTTACTTGGATATGGGCTACTTCGTTTTCTGGCGGAGTTTGCTAGGGAGCCGGATGCGTTCTTGGGCTTACTTGGCTTGGGTTTATCCATGGGTCAGTGGCTATCGATGCCGATGATTGGTTTGGGAATCTACTTATTGCTGCGAACGCCGCGTCAATAA